From a single Candoia aspera isolate rCanAsp1 chromosome 2, rCanAsp1.hap2, whole genome shotgun sequence genomic region:
- the MIX23 gene encoding protein MIX23 isoform X3 codes for MVIENHMVGRDLGGLLVQVPVQGKNPQTIPEKWLSNLGLKISGDGAPTTPGAAFSWKTAIVSPLSFSLPQELLRVMRTIDDRIVHELNTTVPTASFAGKVDARQTCEELHHSEERKKSLDDITLLKQLRKEQTKLKLMQSELNVEEVVNDRSWKIFNERCRTHYKPPKTQ; via the exons ATGG TAATAGAAAATCAtatggttggaagggaccttggaggtcttttaGTGCAAGTCCCTGTTCAGGGcaagaatcctcagaccatcccagagaaatggctgtccaatctagGCCTGAAAATCTCTGGTGATGGAGCACCTACGACTCCAGGAGCAGCCTTCAGttggaagactgctattgtatcaccTCTTAGCTTT TCCCTCCCCCAGGAATTGCTCAGGGTGATGAGAACAATTGATGACAGAATAGTCCATGAATTAAATACTACAGTTCCAACAGCTTCTTTCGCAGGAAAAGTTGATGCTAGGCAAACTTGTGAAGAACTTCATCATTCG gaagagagaaagaaatctcTGGATGACATAACATTACTAAAACAACTCAGGAAAGAGCAGACGAAG TTGAAATTAATGCAGTCAGAGTTAAATGTTGAAGAAGTGGTAAATGACAGAAGCTGGAAG ATATTTAATGAACGTTGCAGAACTCACTATAAGCCCCCAAAGACACAATAA
- the MIX23 gene encoding protein MIX23 isoform X1: MVIENHMVGRDLGGLLVQVPVQGKNPQTIPEKWLSNLGLKISGDGAPTTPGAAFSWKTAIVSPLSFSLPQELLRVMRTIDDRIVHELNTTVPTASFAGKVDARQTCEELHHSLTDAHESRERIIKSCIAQTSNVVKLLQEERKKSLDDITLLKQLRKEQTKLKLMQSELNVEEVVNDRSWKIFNERCRTHYKPPKTQ, from the exons ATGG TAATAGAAAATCAtatggttggaagggaccttggaggtcttttaGTGCAAGTCCCTGTTCAGGGcaagaatcctcagaccatcccagagaaatggctgtccaatctagGCCTGAAAATCTCTGGTGATGGAGCACCTACGACTCCAGGAGCAGCCTTCAGttggaagactgctattgtatcaccTCTTAGCTTT TCCCTCCCCCAGGAATTGCTCAGGGTGATGAGAACAATTGATGACAGAATAGTCCATGAATTAAATACTACAGTTCCAACAGCTTCTTTCGCAGGAAAAGTTGATGCTAGGCAAACTTGTGAAGAACTTCATCATTCG TTGACAGATGCTCATGAAAGTAGGGAGAGAATAATCAAAAGCTGTATTGCCCAAACTTCTAATGTAGTAAAACTTctgcaggaagagagaaagaaatctcTGGATGACATAACATTACTAAAACAACTCAGGAAAGAGCAGACGAAG TTGAAATTAATGCAGTCAGAGTTAAATGTTGAAGAAGTGGTAAATGACAGAAGCTGGAAG ATATTTAATGAACGTTGCAGAACTCACTATAAGCCCCCAAAGACACAATAA
- the MIX23 gene encoding protein MIX23 isoform X4, with amino-acid sequence MAAPGSALNCEDFAEFQELLRVMRTIDDRIVHELNTTVPTASFAGKVDARQTCEELHHSLTDAHESRERIIKSCIAQTSNVVKLLQEERKKSLDDITLLKQLRKEQTKLKLMQSELNVEEVVNDRSWKIFNERCRTHYKPPKTQ; translated from the exons ATGGCAGCGCCCGGCTCTGCTCTGAATTGCGAGGACTTCGCTGAGTTTCAG GAATTGCTCAGGGTGATGAGAACAATTGATGACAGAATAGTCCATGAATTAAATACTACAGTTCCAACAGCTTCTTTCGCAGGAAAAGTTGATGCTAGGCAAACTTGTGAAGAACTTCATCATTCG TTGACAGATGCTCATGAAAGTAGGGAGAGAATAATCAAAAGCTGTATTGCCCAAACTTCTAATGTAGTAAAACTTctgcaggaagagagaaagaaatctcTGGATGACATAACATTACTAAAACAACTCAGGAAAGAGCAGACGAAG TTGAAATTAATGCAGTCAGAGTTAAATGTTGAAGAAGTGGTAAATGACAGAAGCTGGAAG ATATTTAATGAACGTTGCAGAACTCACTATAAGCCCCCAAAGACACAATAA
- the MIX23 gene encoding protein MIX23 isoform X5 produces the protein MANSLLERQEWELLRVMRTIDDRIVHELNTTVPTASFAGKVDARQTCEELHHSLTDAHESRERIIKSCIAQTSNVVKLLQEERKKSLDDITLLKQLRKEQTKLKLMQSELNVEEVVNDRSWKIFNERCRTHYKPPKTQ, from the exons ATGGCAAACTCCCTTCTAGAGAGGCAAGAATGG GAATTGCTCAGGGTGATGAGAACAATTGATGACAGAATAGTCCATGAATTAAATACTACAGTTCCAACAGCTTCTTTCGCAGGAAAAGTTGATGCTAGGCAAACTTGTGAAGAACTTCATCATTCG TTGACAGATGCTCATGAAAGTAGGGAGAGAATAATCAAAAGCTGTATTGCCCAAACTTCTAATGTAGTAAAACTTctgcaggaagagagaaagaaatctcTGGATGACATAACATTACTAAAACAACTCAGGAAAGAGCAGACGAAG TTGAAATTAATGCAGTCAGAGTTAAATGTTGAAGAAGTGGTAAATGACAGAAGCTGGAAG ATATTTAATGAACGTTGCAGAACTCACTATAAGCCCCCAAAGACACAATAA
- the MIX23 gene encoding protein MIX23 isoform X2: MVGRDLGGLLVQVPVQGKNPQTIPEKWLSNLGLKISGDGAPTTPGAAFSWKTAIVSPLSFSLPQELLRVMRTIDDRIVHELNTTVPTASFAGKVDARQTCEELHHSLTDAHESRERIIKSCIAQTSNVVKLLQEERKKSLDDITLLKQLRKEQTKLKLMQSELNVEEVVNDRSWKIFNERCRTHYKPPKTQ, from the exons atggttggaagggaccttggaggtcttttaGTGCAAGTCCCTGTTCAGGGcaagaatcctcagaccatcccagagaaatggctgtccaatctagGCCTGAAAATCTCTGGTGATGGAGCACCTACGACTCCAGGAGCAGCCTTCAGttggaagactgctattgtatcaccTCTTAGCTTT TCCCTCCCCCAGGAATTGCTCAGGGTGATGAGAACAATTGATGACAGAATAGTCCATGAATTAAATACTACAGTTCCAACAGCTTCTTTCGCAGGAAAAGTTGATGCTAGGCAAACTTGTGAAGAACTTCATCATTCG TTGACAGATGCTCATGAAAGTAGGGAGAGAATAATCAAAAGCTGTATTGCCCAAACTTCTAATGTAGTAAAACTTctgcaggaagagagaaagaaatctcTGGATGACATAACATTACTAAAACAACTCAGGAAAGAGCAGACGAAG TTGAAATTAATGCAGTCAGAGTTAAATGTTGAAGAAGTGGTAAATGACAGAAGCTGGAAG ATATTTAATGAACGTTGCAGAACTCACTATAAGCCCCCAAAGACACAATAA